The DNA window CCTGGGTCTCCGTTCGGGTCCCAGCATCTTTGGGAAGCAGGCAGCCATGTTGTTGGCTGGGCTGTGGCCGGGCGTCTGTAACTCGGGCAGACCCTGCTTCAACCTCTGCCGGGCATGTCTTTCTGCAGAGCGGGGATGATGAGGAGTACCAGCGCATCTACACCACGAAGATCAAGCCTCGGCTGAAGTCGGAGGATGGAGTAGAAGGGGATCCTGGGGAGACCCAGAGCCGCACCATCACAGTGACTAGAAGGGTCACAGCCTACACTGTTGATGTGACGGGCCGTGAAGGTGCCAAGGACATCGATATCAGCAGCCCTGAGTTCAAGATCAAGATTCCACGGCATGAACTGACTGAAATCTCCACTGTGGATGTGGACACCCACCCTGGCAAGACAGTGATCAGACTGCCCTCGGGCTCAGGGGCAGCGTCTCCGACCGCAGGCTCTGTTGTGGACATCCGAGCGGGTTCCATTTCCGCTTCGGTCCCAGAGCTCCAAGGCGCTGGCCACTCGAAGCTCCAGGTCACCATGCCTGGGATAAAGGTGGGAAGCCCGGGCGTCAGTGTCAGTGCAAAGGGCTTGGACTTGGGTGGCAAAGGAGGGGTCCAAGTTCCAGGAGTGGACGTTTCGTCTTCTCTTGGGGGCGGGGCAGTAGAAGTGCAGGACCCAGCTCTTGAGAGTGGCAGTAACGGGAAGATTAAAATCCCCACGATGAAGGTGCCAAAATTCGGTGTCTCAACAGGGCCCAAGAGCCAGGCGCCAGTGGCAGGGTTGAATGTTTCTGCCCCTGAATTCTCTGCGGGGCACAAGGGCGGCAAGCCAGGCCTGACCATCGGTGGGAACATCCAGACCCCTCAGCTAGAAGTCTGCGCTCCTTCTGCCAATGTTGAGGGGCTTGAGGGGAAGCTGAAAGGCCCCCAAATCACTGGGCCATCGCTTGAGACTGGTCTAGGCCTGAAAGGTGCCAAGCCACAGGGGAGCATAGGGGTGGATGTCTCTGTGCCCAAGATGGAGGGCACTGTCACCAGCTCCAACGTGGAAGTTCAAGCCCCTGACGTTGATATTCATGGGCCTGGTGGCAAACTGAACATGCCCAAGATGAAAGTTCCCAAATTCTCTGTATCAGGTTCTAAGGGAGAGGGAGCTGGCATTGATGTGACACTGCCCACAGGTGATGTGACTCTTCCTGGGGTCTCTGGGAACGTCAGTCTGCCTGAAGTTGCAGCTGGGGGGCTGGAAGGGAAGGTGAAGGGTATGAAAGTCAAGACTCCTGAAATGATTATTCAGAAACCTAAAATCTCCATGCAGGATGTGGATCTGAGCCTTGGGTCTCCTAAACTGAAAGGAGATATTAAGGTTTCTGCCCCTGGGGTGCACGGTGATGTTAAAGGCCCTCACGTGGCAATGAAAGGCGCCAAAGTGGACATAGAGACACCTAGCCTTGAGGGAACTTTGACAGGACCCAAGCTTAGTAGTCCTTCTGGGAAAACAGGCACCTACGGGATCACTATGGCAGATGTAGACTTAAATGTGGCTGCCCCTAAAGTGAAAGGGGGTGTGGATGTTGTACTcccaaaaggagaagggaaagtcAAAGTCCCTCAAGTTGACATCAAAGGACCCAAAGTGGATGTTAGTGCCCCAGATGTGGAAGTTCATGGCCCAGAATGGAACCTGAAAATGCCCAAGTTCAGCACTTCAGGAGTTGGAGGGGAAGGCCCAGATGTAGATGTGAAACTACCCAAAGGAGACATCAGTATTTCAGGGCCCAAGGTCAACGTGGAGGCCCCGAATGTCAACGTAGGAGGCCTGGGAGGCAAACTTAAAGGCCCTGATATCAAGCTGCCTGAAGTGAGTGTCAAGACACCAAAGATCTCCATGCCTGATGTAGATTTACATGTTAAAGGCCCAAAGGTAAAAGGAGAATATGATGTAACAGCCCCAAAGCTTGAAGGAGAACTGAAAGGCCCCAAAATGGACATTGATGCCCCAGATGTGGACATTCACGGCCCAGACTGGCATCTGAAGATGCCCAGGATGAAAATGCCCAAGTTCAGTGTTCCAGGGCTCAAAGCAGAGGGCCCAGAAATGGATGTGAATCTTCCCAAGGCAGATGTGGATGTTTCTGGGCACAAGGTAGATGTTAGTGCTCCAGATGTGAGCATTGAGGGACCAGAAGGGAAATTGAAGGGACCTAAGTTTAAGATGCCTGAGATGAATATCAAAGCCCCAAAGATCTCCATGCCAGATGTGGACTTACATTTGAAAGGCCCTAAGGTAAAAGGGGAATATGATGTCACAGTGCCAAAAGCTGAAGGTGAGATGAAAGTTCCTGATGTTGAACTTAAAAGCGCCAAAGTGGATATTGATGCTCCAGACGTTGATGTTCGTGGCCCAGATTGGCACCTGAAGATGCCCAAGATGAAAATGCCCAAGTTCAgcatgcctggcttcaaagcagAGGGCCCAGAAGTGGATGTGAACCTGCCCAAGACAGACATGGACATCTCAGGACCCACAGTGGATGTTGAAGTTCCGGATGTGAATATTGAAGGACCTGAAGGAAAGCTGAAGGGTCCCAAGTTTAAGATGCCTGAAATGAATATCAAGGCCCCAAAGATCTCTATGCCTGACGTGGATTTGCATATGAAAGGTCCCAAGGTAAAAGGAGACTATGATGTTACAGTGCCAAAGCTGGAAGGGGAACTCAAAGGGCCAAAAGTAGACATCAGTGCCCCTGATGTTGAAGTTCACAGTCCTGAGTGGAATCTAAAGATGCCCAAGATGAAAATGCCCAAATTTACCATGCCCAGCCTCAAAGGGGAAGGCCCAGAAGTGGATGTGAATCTCCCAAAGGCTGATGTGGACATTTCTGCACCCAAGGTAGATATTAGTGCTCCAGATTTGAGCCTTGAAGGACCAGAAGGGAAGCTGAAAGGTCCCAAGTTTAAGATGCCAGAGATGCACTTCAAAGCCCCTAAGATGACTCTGCCTGATGTCGACTTGGATCTTAAAGGACCCAAAATGAAAGGATCTCTAGATGTGTCTGCACCAAAAATAGAAGGTGAAATGAAAGTTCCAGATGTGGACATCAGAGGACCTAAGGTGGACATTAAAGCACCAGATGTGGAAGTCCAAGGTGCAGACTGGAGCCTGAAAATGCCGAAAATGAAAATGCCCAAGTTCAGCATACCCAGCCTCAAAGGGGAGGGCCCAGAAGTGGATATGAACCTGCCCAAAGCTGACATTGACATCTCTGGACCCACAGTTGACATTGAAGCCCCGGAAGTGAGCCTTGAAGGTCCAGAAGGGAAGCTGAAGGGCCCCAAATTTAAGATGCCTGAGATGCACTTCAAGACCCCCAAGATCTCCATGCCTGATGTGGACTTACACTTGAAAGGCCCCAAAGTGAAAGGGGATGTGGATGTGTCTGTGCCCAAGATAGAAGGTGAAATGAAAGTGCCAGATGTGGACATCAAAGGCCCCANNNNNNNNNNNNNNNNNNNNNNNNNNNNNNNNNNNNNNNNNNNNNNNNNNNNNNNNNNNNNNNNNNNNNNNNNNNNNNNNNNNNNNNNNNNNNNNNNNNNTTTAAGATGCCTGAGATGCACTTCAAGACCCCCAAGATCTCCATGCCTGATGTGGACTTACACTTGAAAGGCCCCAAAGTGAAAGGGGATGTGGATGTGTCTGTGCCCAAGATAGAAGGTGAAATGAAAGTGCCAGATGTGGACATCAAAGGCCCCAAAGTGGACGTGGATGTCCCAGATGTGGATGTTCATGGCCCAGAGTGGAACTTGAAGATGCCCAAGGTGAAAATGCCCAAATTTAGTGTGCCTGGCTTCAAAGGAGAGGGCCCAGAAGTGGATGTGAACCTGCCCAAGGCTGACATTGATATCTCTGGACCCAAGGTGGACATTGAAGCCCCTGATGTGAGCCTTGAGGGTCCAGAAGGGAAGCTGAAGGGCCCCAAGTTTAAGATGCCTGAGATGCACTTCAAGGCTCCCAAGATCTCCATGCCTGATGTGAACTTGAATCTTAAGGGGCCAAAACTGAAGGGAGATGTGGATGTGTCTGTGCCTAATGTAGAAGGTGAAATAAAAATGCCAGATGTTGACATTAAAGGGCCCAAAGTTGACATTGATGCTCCAGATGTGGATGTGCGTGGCCCAGACTGGCACCTGAAGATGCCCAAGATAAAAATGCCCAAGATCAGCATGCCTGGCTTCAAAGGAGAGGGCCCAGAAGTGGATGTGAACCTGCCCAAAGCTGACATTGATGTCTCAGGTCCCAAAGTGGATATTGAAGTTCCAGATGTGAATATTGAAGGTCCAGATGCAAAAGTGAAAGGTCTTAAATTTAAGATGCCAGAAATGAATATAAAGCCTCAGAAGATATCCATGCCAGACGTTGGTTTGCACTTAAAAGGTCCTAAAATGAAAGGAGATTATGATGTTCCAAaggtagaaggagagataaaagctCCTGATGTTGACATCAAAGGGCCCAAAGTGGACATTAATGCACCGGAGGTGGGAGTTCATGGCCCAGACTGGCACCTGAAGATGCCCAAAGTGAAAATGCCCAAGTTCAGCATGCCAGGGTTCAAAGGCGAGGGCCCAGAAGTGGATGTGAACCTGCCCAAGGCTGACGTAGAGATCTCAGGACCCAAGGTGGACATTGATGCTCCAGATGTGAATATTGAAGGTCCAGAGGGGAAACTAAAAGGTCCAAAGTTCAAGATGCCAAGCATGAGTATACAGACACACAAAATCTCTATGCCTGATGTTGGACTTAATCTGAAAGCTCCTAAACTGAAAACTGATGTAGATGTTTCCCTTCCCAAAGTGGAAGGAGACTTGAAAGGTCCTGAAATTGACATGAAGGCCCCGAAGGTGGATGTGGATGTTGGTGATATTGATATTGAAGGTCCAGAAGGGAAGCTGAAGGGCCCTAAGTTTAAGATGCCTGAGATGCACTTCAAGGCTCCCAAGATCTCCATGCCTGATGTGGACTTACACTTGAAAGGCCCCAAAGTGAAAGGGGATGCAGATGTGTCTGTGCCCAAGATAGAAGGTGAAATGAAAGTTCCAGATGTTGACATTAAAGGGCCCAAAGTTGACATTGATGCCCCAGATGTGGATGTTCATGGCCCAGAGTGGCACCTGAAGATGCCCAAGGTGAAAATGCCCAAGTTCAGCATGCCTGGCTTCAAGGGTGAGGGTCCAGAAGTGGATGTGAACCTGCCCAAGGCTGACATTAATGTGTCTGGCCCCAAGGTGGACATTGATGCTCCTGATTTGGATATTGAGGGGccagaaggaaaattaaaggGCTCTAAATTTAAGATGCCTAAGTTGAATATCAAAGCTCCTAAGATATCCATGCCAGATGTGGACTTGAATTTGAAAGTACCCAAAGTGAAAGGAGAAATGGATGCTTCTGTGCCTGAACTAGAAGGTGATCTCAGAGGTCCGCAAGTTGATATCAAAGGTCCTGGTGTAGATGTGGAGATGCCTGATGTTGATCTGGAATGTCCTGATGCAAAGTTGAAAGGTCCTAAGTTTAAGATGCCTGAGATGCACTTCAAGACCCCCAAGATCTCCATGCCTGATGTGGACTTACACTTGAAAGGCCCCAAAGTGAAAGGGGATGTGGATGTGTCTGTGCCCAAGATAGAAGGTGAAATGAAAGTGCCAGATGTGGACATCAAAGGCCCCANNNNNNNNNNNNNNNNNNNNNNNNNNNNNNNNNNNNNNNNNNNNNNNNNNNNNNNNNNNNNNNNNNNNNNNNNNNNNNNNNNNNNNNNNNNNNNNNNNNNTTTAAGATGCCTGAGATGCACTTCAAGACCCCCAAGATCTCCATGCCTGATGTGGACTTACACTTGAAAGGCCCCAAAGTGAAAGGGGATGTGGATGTGTCTGTGCCCAAGATAGAAGGTGAAATGAAAGTGCCAGATGTGGACATCAAAGGCCCCAGAGTGGACATGGATGTCCCAGATGTGGATGTTCATGGCCCAGAGTGGAACTTGAAGATGCCCAAGATGAAAATGCCCAAATTTAGTGTGCCTGGCTTCAAAGGAGAGGGCCCAGAAGTGGATGTGAACCTGCCCAAGGCTGACATTGATATCTCTGGACCCAAGGTGGACATTGAAGCCCCTGATGTGAGCCTTGAGGGTCCAGAAGGGAAGCTGAAGGGCCCCAAGTTTAAGATGCCTGAGATGCACTTCAAGGCTCCCAAGATCTCCATGCCTGATGTGAACTTGAATCTTAAGGGGCCAAAACTGAAGGGAGATGTGGATGTATCAGTGCCAAAATTAGAAGGAGACTTGAAAGGCCCCAGTGTGGATGTGGAGATGCCTGATGTTGATCTAGAATGTCCTGATGCAAAATTGAAAGGTCCTAAGTTTAAGATGCCTGAGATGCACTTCAAGACCCCCAAGATCTCCATGCCTGATGTGGACTTACACTTGAAAAGCCCCAAAGTGAAAGGGGATGTGGATGTGTCTGTGCCCAAGATAGAAGGTGAAATGAAAGTGCCAGATGTTGACATTAAAGGACCCAAAGTTGACATTGATGCCCCAGATGTGGATGTTCATGGCCCAGAGTGGCACCTGAAGATGCCCAAGATGAAAATGCCCAAGTTCAGCATGCCTGGCTTCAAAGGCGAGGGCCCAGAAGTGGATGTGAACATGCCTAAGGCTGACATTGATATCTCTGGACCGAAGGTGGACATTGAAACTCCAGATATGAACATTGAGGGTCCAGAAGGCAAACTGAAAGGCCCGAAGTTCAAGATGCCTGAAATGCACTTTCATGCCCCTAAGATCTCCATGCCTGATGTTGATTTCAACTTAAAAGGGTCTAAAATCAAAGGAGACTTTGATGTTTCTGCCCCAAAGCTGGAGGGAGAGTTAAAGGGTCCAGAATTGGATGTCAAAGGCCCCAAATTGGATGTTGACATGCCAGATGTGGCTGTGGAAGGTCCAGATGGAAAGTGGAAAAGTCCTAAATTTAAGATGCCAGACATGCACTTTAAAGCTCCCAAAATCACCATGCCAGACATTGATTTGCACTTAAAAAGTCCCAAGATAAAGGGAGAGGTGGAGGTTGATGTTCCTAAATTGGAAGGTGACCTCAAAGGGCCAGATCTCAAAGGTGGTATCAGTGGGCCAGATACTGACATTGAAGGACCAGAGGGCAAATTGAAAGGTCCCAAGTTCAAGATGCCTGACATGCATTTCAAAGCTCCAAATATTTCTATGCCTGATGTGGACCTAAATTTGAAAGGACACAAAATCAAGGGGGATGTTGATGTGTCTGTGCCTGAAGTAGAAGGTAAAATTAAAGTACCAGATGTGAACGTCAAGGGCCCCAAAGTAGACATAAATGCTCCTGATGTTCACGGCCCAGACTGGCACCTGAAGATGCCCAAAATGAAAATGCCCAAGTTCAGCATGCCTGGTTTCAAAGCAGAGGGCCCAGAAGTAGATGTGAATCTTCCAAAGGCTGACATTGATGTCTCAGGACCCAAAGTTGACATTGAAGTCCCAGATATGAGCATTGAGAGTCCGGAGGGAAAGATCAAGGGGCCTAAATTTAAAATGCCAGAAATGAACATCAAAGCTCCCAAGATCTCCATGCCAGATGTAGATTTACACTTGAAAGGTCCTAAGGTCAAAGGAGATGTGGACATTTCCCTACCTAAGGTGGAAGGTGACCTAAAGGGCCCCAAAGTGGACATTGATGCCCCAGATGTGGATGTTCAAGGCCCAGACTGGCACCTCAAGATGCCTAAGATGAAAATGCCCAAGTTCAGCATGCCAGGCTTCAAAGGAGAGGGCCCCGATGTGGATGTGAACCTGCCCAAAGCCGACATTGATGTCTCAGCACCCAAGGTGGACATCGAAGGCCCTGATGTTAACATCGAGGGACCCGAGGGAAAGTTGAAAGGTCCCAGGTTCAAGATGCCTGAAATGAACATCAAAGCCCCCAAGATCTCCATGCCTGACTTTGATTTGCATCTGAAAGGTCCTAAGGTCAAAGGAGATGTGGACGTTTCCCTACCCAAGGTGGAAGGTGACCTCAAAGGCCCTGAAGTTGACATCAAAAGCCCCAAGGTGGACATTGATGTCCCAGATGTGGATGTGCATGGCCCAGACTGGCACCTGAAGATGCCCAAGATAAAAATGCCCAAGATCAGCATGCCAGGCTTCAAAGGAGAGGGCCCTGATGTGGATGTGAACCTGCCCAAGGCTGACATTGATGTCTCAGGACCCAAAGTGGATGTTGAATGCCCTGATGTGAATATTGAAGGACCTGAAGGGAAATGGAAAAGTCCAAAGTTTAAGATGCCTGAAATGCATTTTAAGACTCCAAAGATATCCATGCCAGATATTGATCTTAATCTGTCAGGtccaaaaataaaaggagatgtGGATGTCACAGGTCCTAAGTTAGAGGGAGACCtgaaaggccctgaggtggaccTCAAAGGCCCTAAAGTGGACATTGATGTCCCAGATGTGGATGTGCATGGCCCAGACTGGCACCTAAAGATGCCTAAGATGAAAATGCCCAAGTTCAGCATGCCAGGCTTCAAAGGAGAAGGCCCCGATGTGGATGTGAACCTGCCCAAAGCCGACATTGATGTCTCAGCACCCAAGGTGGACATCGAAGGCCCTGATGTTAACATCGAGGGACCCGAGGGAAAGTTGAAAAGTCCTAAGTTCAAGATGCCTGAGATGAACATCAAAGCCCCCACGATCTCCATGCCTGACTTTGATTTGCACCTGAAGGGTCCCAAGGTAAAGGGTGATGTGGATGTATCTCTGCCTAAAGTGGAAGGTGACCTCAAGGGCCCTGAAGTTGACATCAAAGGCCCCAAAGTGGACATTGATGTTCCAGATGTGGATGTGCATGGCCCAGACTGGCACCTGAAGATGCCCAAGGTGAAAATGCCCAAGTTCAGCATGCCAGGCTTCAAAGGAGAGGGCCCCGATGTGGATGTGAACCTGCCTAAAGCCGACATTGATGTCTCAGCACCCAAGGTGGACATCGAAGGCCCTGATGTTAACATCGAGGGACCCGAGGGAAAGTTGAAAGGTCCCAGGTTCAAGATGCCTGAGATGAACATCAAAGCCCCCAAGATCTCCATGCCTGACTTTGATTTGCACCTGAAAGGTCCTAAGGTCAAAGGAGATGTGGACGTTTCCCTGCCCAAGGTGGAAGGTGACCTCAAAGGCCCTGAAGTTGACATCAAAGGGCCCAAGGTGGACGTTGATGTCCCAGATGTGGATGTGCATGGCCCANNNNNNNNNNNNNNNNNNNNNNNNNNNNNNNNNNNNNNNNNNNNNNNNNNNNNNNNNNNNNNNNNNNNNNNNNNNNNNNNNNNNNNNNNNNNNNNNNNNNGTGGATGTGAACCTGCCCAAGGCTGACATTGATGTGTCAGCACCCAAGGTGGACATCGAAGCCCCAGATGTGAGCCTTGAGGGCCCCGAAGGGAAACTAAAGGGCCCCAAGTTTAAAATGCCTGACCTGCACCTCAAGGCACCCAAGATCTCTATGCCTGAAGTGGACCTGAACCTGAAGGGTCCCAAGGTAAAGGGTGATGTGGATATGTCTCTGCCTAAAGTGGAAGGTGACCTCAAGGGGCCTGAAGTTGACATCAAGGGCCCCAAAGTGGACATTGACGTCCCAGATGTGGATGTGCATGGTCCAGACTGGCACCTGAAGATGCCCAAGGTGAAAATGCCCAAGTTCAGCATGCCAGGCTTCAAAGGAGAGGGCCCAGAAGTGGATGTGAACCTGTCCAAGGCTGACATTGATGTGTCAGGACCCAAGGTGGACATTGATGTTCCAGATGTCAATATCGAAGGTCCAGATGCGAAACTGAAGGGCCCCAAGTTCAAGATGCCAGAGATGAACATCAAAGCTCCCAAGATCTCCATGCCTGACTTTGATTTGCACCTGAAAGGTCCTAAGGTCAAAGGAGATGTGGATGTATCTCTGCCTAAGGTGGAAGGTGACCTCAAGGGGCCTGAAGTTGACATCAAGGGCCCCAAAGTGGACATTGACGTCCCAGATGTGGATGTGCATGGCCCAGACTGGCACCTGAAGATGCCCAAGGTGAAAATGCCCAAGTTCAGCATGCCTGGCTTCAAAGGAGAGGGCCCAGATGTGGATGTGAACCTGCCCAAGGCTGACATTGATGTGTCAGCACCCAAGGTGGACATTGAAGCCCCAGATGTCAATATTGAAGGTCCAGATGCGAAACTGAAGGGCCCCAAGTTCAAGATGCCAGAGATGAACATCAAAGCTCCCAAAATCTCCATGCCTGACCTTGACTTTAACCTGAAGGGCCCCAAAATGAAGGGTGATGTGGATGTTTCTCTGCCCAAAGTGGAATGTGACCTCAAGGACCCTGAAGTTGACATAAAGGGCCCCAAGTTGGACATAGACACCCCTGATATCAACATTGAAGGCCCAGAAGGAAAATTGAAGGGACCCAAGTTTAAGATGCCAGAGATGCATATTAAAGCCCCCAAGATTTCCATGCCTGACTTTGACTTAAGTTTGAAAGGGCCAAAGGTAAAGGGGGATGTGGATCTTTCATTACCTAAGGTGGAAGGTGATCTAAAAGGGCCAGAGGTGGACATTGAAGGGCCTGAAGGGAAACTCAAAGGTCCCAAGTTTAAGATGCCTGATGTCCATTTCAAAACTCCACAAATCTCCATGAGTGACATTGATTTGAACTTGAAAGGACCAAAAATAAAGGGAGATTTGGACATTTCCATTCCTAAACTGGAAGGAGATCTAAAAGGCCCCAAAGTGGATGTTAAAGGCCCTAATCTGGACATAGACACCCCTGATGTTGACATTCATGGCCCAGAAGGGAAACTGAAGGGCCCCAAGTTCAAGATGCCTGACCTGCACCTCAAGGCACCCAAGATCTCTATGCCTGAAGTGGACCTGAACCTGAAGGGTCCCAAGGTAAAGGGTGATGTGGATATGTCTCTGCCTAAAGTGGAAGGTGACCTCAAGGGGCCTGAAGTTGACATCAAGGGCCCCAAAGTGGACATTGACGTCCCTGATGTGGATGTGCATGGTCCAGACTGGCACCTGAAGATGCCCAAGGTGAAAATGCCCAAGTTCAGCATGCCAGGCTTCAAAGGAGAGGGCCCAGAAGTGGATGTGAACCTGCCCAAGGCTGACATTGATGTGTCAGGACCCAAGGTGGACATCGAAGGTCCTGATGTTAACATCGAGGGACCCGAGGGAAAGTTGAAGGGTCCTAAGTTCAAGATGCCTGAGATGAACATCAAAGCCCCCAAGATCTCCATGCCTGACTTTGATTTGCATCTGAAAGGTCCTAAGGTCAAAGGAGATGTGGACGTTTCCCTGCCCAAG is part of the Suricata suricatta isolate VVHF042 chromosome 11, meerkat_22Aug2017_6uvM2_HiC, whole genome shotgun sequence genome and encodes:
- the AHNAK gene encoding neuroblast differentiation-associated protein AHNAK isoform X10 is translated as MEKEEETTRELLLPNWQGSGSHGLTIAQRDDGVFVQEVMQNSPAARTGVVKEGDQIVGATIYFDNLQSGEVTQLLNTMGHHTVGLKLHRKGDRSPEPGQTWTHEVFSSHSSEVVLSGDDEEYQRIYTTKIKPRLKSEDGVEGDPGETQSRTITVTRRVTAYTVDVTGREGAKDIDISSPEFKIKIPRHELTEISTVDVDTHPGKTVIRLPSGSGAASPTAGSVVDIRAGSISASVPELQGAGHSKLQVTMPGIKVGSPGVSVSAKGLDLGGKGGVQVPGVDVSSSLGGGAVEVQDPALESGSNGKIKIPTMKVPKFGVSTGPKSQAPVAGLNVSAPEFSAGHKGGKPGLTIGGNIQTPQLEVCAPSANVEGLEGKLKGPQITGPSLETGLGLKGAKPQGSIGVDVSVPKMEGTVTSSNVEVQAPDVDIHGPGGKLNMPKMKVPKFSVSGSKGEGAGIDVTLPTGDVTLPGVSGNVSLPEVAAGGLEGKVKGMKVKTPEMIIQKPKISMQDVDLSLGSPKLKGDIKVSAPGVHGDVKGPHVAMKGAKVDIETPSLEGTLTGPKLSSPSGKTGTYGITMADVDLNVAAPKVKGGVDVVLPKGEGKVKVPQVDIKGPKVDVSAPDVEVHGPEWNLKMPKFSTSGVGGEGPDVDVKLPKGDISISGPKVNVEAPNVNVGGLGGKLKGPDIKLPEVSVKTPKISMPDVDLHVKGPKVKGEYDVTAPKLEGELKGPKMDIDAPDVDIHGPDWHLKMPRMKMPKFSVPGLKAEGPEMDVNLPKADVDVSGHKVDVSAPDVSIEGPEGKLKGPKFKMPEMNIKAPKISMPDVDLHLKGPKVKGEYDVTVPKAEGEMKVPDVELKSAKVDIDAPDVDVRGPDWHLKMPKMKMPKFSMPGFKAEGPEVDVNLPKTDMDISGPTVDVEVPDVNIEGPEGKLKGPKFKMPEMNIKAPKISMPDVDLHMKGPKVKGDYDVTVPKLEGELKGPKVDISAPDVEVHSPEWNLKMPKMKMPKFTMPSLKGEGPEVDVNLPKADVDISAPKVDISAPDLSLEGPEGKLKGPKFKMPEMHFKAPKMTLPDVDLDLKGPKMKGSLDVSAPKIEGEMKVPDVDIRGPKVDIKAPDVEVQGADWSLKMPKMKMPKFSIPSLKGEGPEVDMNLPKADIDISGPTVDIEAPEVSLEGPEGKLKGPKFKMPEMHFKTPKISMPDVDLHLKGPKVKGDVDVSVPKIEGEMKVPDVDIKGPKVDVDVPDVDVHGPEWNLKMPKVKMPKFSVPGFKGEGPEVDVNLPKADIDISGPKVDIEAPDVSLEGPEGKLKGPKFKMPEMHFKAPKISMPDVNLNLKGPKLKGDVDVSVPNVEGEIKMPDVDIKGPKVDIDAPDVDVRGPDWHLKMPKIKMPKISMPGFKGEGPEVDVNLPKADIDVSGPKVDIEVPDVNIEGPDAKVKGLKFKMPEMNIKPQKISMPDVGLHLKGPKMKGDYDVPKVEGEIKAPDVDIKGPKVDINAPEVGVHGPDWHLKMPKVKMPKFSMPGFKGEGPEVDVNLPKADVEISGPKVDIDAPDVNIEGPEGKLKGPKFKMPSMSIQTHKISMPDVGLNLKAPKLKTDVDVSLPKVEGDLKGPEIDMKAPKVDVDVGDIDIEGPEGKLKGPKFKMPEMHFKAPKISMPDVDLHLKGPKVKGDADVSVPKIEGEMKVPDVDIKGPKVDIDAPDVDVHGPEWHLKMPKVKMPKFSMPGFKGEGPEVDVNLPKADINVSGPKVDIDAPDLDIEGPEGKLKGSKFKMPKLNIKAPKISMPDVDLNLKVPKVKGEMDASVPELEGDLRGPQVDIKGPGVDVEMPDVDLECPDAKLKGPKFKMPEMHFKTPKISMPDVDLHLKGPKVKGDVDVSVPKIEGEMKVPDVDIKGPRVDMDVPDVDVHGPEWNLKMPKMKMPKFSVPGFKGEGPEVDVNLPKADIDISGPKVDIEAPDVSLEGPEGKLKGPKFKMPEMHFKAPKISMPDVNLNLKGPKLKGDVDVSVPKLEGDLKGPSVDVEMPDVDLECPDAKLKGPKFKMPEMHFKTPKISMPDVDLHLKSPKVKGDVDVSVPKIEGEMKVPDVDIKGPKVDIDAPDVDVHGPEWHLKMPKMKMPKFSMPGFKGEGPEVDVNMPKADIDISGPKVDIETPDMNIEGPEGKLKGPKFKMPEMHFHAPKISMPDVDFNLKGSKIKGDFDVSAPKLEGELKGPELDVKGPKLDVDMPDVAVEGPDGKWKSPKFKMPDMHFKAPKITMPDIDLHLKSPKIKGEVEVDVPKLEGDLKGPDLKGGISGPDTDIEGPEGKLKGPKFKMPDMHFKAPNISMPDVDLNLKGHKIKGDVDVSVPEVEGKIKVPDVNVKGPKVDINAPDVHGPDWHLKMPKMKMPKFSMPGFKAEGPEVDVNLPKADIDVSGPKVDIEVPDMSIESPEGKIKGPKFKMPEMNIKAPKISMPDVDLHLKGPKVKGDVDISLPKVEGDLKGPKVDIDAPDVDVQGPDWHLKMPKMKMPKFSMPGFKGEGPDVDVNLPKADIDVSAPKVDIEGPDVNIEGPEGKLKGPRFKMPEMNIKAPKISMPDFDLHLKGPKVKGDVDVSLPKVEGDLKGPEVDIKSPKVDIDVPDVDVHGPDWHLKMPKIKMPKISMPGFKGEGPDVDVNLPKADIDVSGPKVDIDVPDVNIEGPDAKLKGPKFKMPEMNIKAPKISMPDFDLHLKGPKVKGDVDVSLPKVEGDLKGPEVDIKGPKVDIDVPDVDVHGPDWHLKMPKVKMPKFSMPGFKGEGPDVDVNLPKADIDVSAPKVDIEAPDVNIEGPDAKLKGPKFKMPEMNIKAPKISMPDLDFNLKGPKMKGDVDVSLPKVECDLKDPEVDIKGPKLDIDTPDINIEGPEGKLKGPKFKMPEMHIKAPKISMPDFDLSLKGPKVKGDVDLSLPKVEGDLKGPEVDIEGPEGKLKGPKFKMPDVHFKTPQISMSDIDLNLKGPKIKGDLDISIPKLEGDLKGPKVDVKGPNLDIDTPDVDIHGPEGKLKGPKFKMPDLHLKAPKISMPEVDLNLKGPKVKGDVDMSLPKVEGDLKGPEVDIKGPKVDIDVPDVDVHGPDWHLKMPKVKMPKFSMPGFKGEGPEVDVNLPKADIDVSGPKVDIEGPDVNIEGPEGKLKGPKFKMPEMNIKAPKISMPDFDLHLKGPKVKGDVDVSLPKVEGDLKGPEVDIKGPKVDVDVPDVDVHGPDWHLKMPKIKMPKISMPGFKGEGPDVDVNLPKADIDVSAPKVDVDVPDVNIEGPDVKLKGPKFKMPEINIKAPKISMPDVDLDLKGSKVKGDFDVSVPKIEGTFKGPEVDLKGPGLDIEGPDVKLSGPNLKMPSLDISAPKVTVPDVDLHLKTPKIGVSGPKLEGGELDLKGPKVDLEAPSLDVHMESPDINVEGPDIKIPKFKKPKFGFGAKSPKADVKSPSLDVTVPEAEVNVEIPDISVGGKGKKSKFKMPKIHMSGPKMKAKKQGFDLNVPGGEVDASLKTPDIDINVAGPDVKSPKTKKPMFGKMYFPDVEFDIKSPKFKAEAPLPSPKIEGEIQAPNLDISSGINVEGPDFKLKAPKLKVPGMDVSGPKIEGDLKGPRVQAKLDAPDINLEGPDAKVKAPSFGISAPQVSIPDVNVNLKGPKIKGDVPSMGLEGPDIDLQGPESKIKFPKFSMPKIGVPGVNVEGGGAEVHAKLPSLEGGLSAPDVNLEGPDVSLKGPKVDLPSVNLSMPKVSGPDLDLNLKGPSLKGDLDASFPSMKVQAPGLDLRGVGGKVKMEGDGVKVPGMDATALNLGAPDVTLKGPSLQGDLAVSGDIKCPKISVGAPDLSLEAPEGGIKLPQMKLPQFGISTPGSDLDINVKGPQVTGELKGPGVDVNLGGLNLKGPQISGPQISAPDMDLNLEGPKIKGSLGATGELKGGLPGISVQDLEGNLQMPGVKSSGCDVELPGVNVKLPAGQISGPEVKGDLKGSGIGFHGAAPDISVKGPSFSVASPESDFGVSLKGPKIKGGVDASGGVSSPAVSVGEGHMSVKGSGGEWKGPQASSTFNVDVPKLAGGLHFSGPKVEGLQGPGLSVSASPGHLESRSGKVTFPKMKIPKFTFSGRELVGREVGVDINFPKVEVTGQAAAGEGEWEESDVKLKKSKIKMPKFNFSKPKGKGGVTGSPEASISGSKGDLKSSKASLGSLEGEAEAETSSPKGKFSLFKSKKPRHRSNSFSDERELSAPSTPTGTLEFEGGEVSLEGGKVKGKHGKLKFGTFGGLGSKSKGHYEVTGSDDEAGKLQGSGVSLASKKSRLSSSSSNDSGNKVGIQLPEVELVVSKKE